A genomic region of Clavibacter michiganensis subsp. insidiosus contains the following coding sequences:
- a CDS encoding SDR family oxidoreductase, with the protein MRIIIAGGHGQIARLLERRLADAGHQPVGIVRNPDHASDLADAGAEALVLDLEESDVDRVADALQGADAVVFAAGGGPDSGPERKLTIDRDGAILLADAAEKAGVTRYVMISAMAVDGFDPDSDDTYEIYQRAKSEADADLRARDIDWTIVRPGGLTDDAGTGRIQVGTSTGRGTIPRADVAEIVATALIDGTGVRVQFEAISGEEPVAEAIAGLRY; encoded by the coding sequence ATGCGCATCATCATCGCCGGAGGACACGGCCAGATCGCCCGACTGCTCGAACGACGCCTCGCCGACGCGGGCCACCAGCCCGTCGGCATCGTCCGCAACCCGGACCACGCGTCCGACCTCGCCGACGCGGGCGCCGAGGCGCTCGTGCTCGACCTGGAGGAGAGCGACGTCGACCGGGTCGCAGACGCGCTCCAGGGCGCCGACGCCGTGGTCTTCGCGGCCGGCGGCGGGCCCGACTCCGGCCCCGAGCGCAAGCTCACCATCGACCGCGACGGTGCGATCCTGCTCGCCGACGCCGCCGAGAAGGCGGGCGTCACCCGCTACGTCATGATCTCGGCCATGGCCGTCGACGGCTTCGACCCCGACAGCGACGACACCTACGAGATCTATCAGCGCGCCAAGTCCGAGGCAGACGCCGACCTCCGGGCCCGCGACATCGACTGGACCATCGTCCGCCCCGGCGGCCTCACCGACGACGCGGGCACCGGCCGGATCCAGGTGGGCACGTCCACGGGCCGCGGCACCATCCCCCGCGCCGACGTCGCCGAGATCGTGGCGACCGCGCTCATCGACGGCACGGGCGTCCGCGTCCAGTTCGAGGCGATCTCCGGCGAGGAGCCGGTCGCCGAGGCCATCGCGGGGCTGCGCTACTAG
- a CDS encoding IS481-like element IS1122 family transposase: MSHANARLTVHGRVLLVRRVVEDRRPVSHVARELGVSRQCAHRWVNRFRSEGFEGLSDRSSRPRRVPTRTSPERERAVVEARTRLRSGPARLAPVTGVPARTISRILRRHGAPPLAWLDPVTGAVIRASRSTANRYEHEHPGDLIHVDVKKLGRIPDGGGWRAHGRSEQVRGRGIGFDYVHAVVDDHTRLAYAEIHPDEKGVTAAGFLTRAAAYFAEHGITRIERVLTDNAFAYRHSAAFQNAVTQLGARQKFIRPHCPWQNGKVERFNRTLATEWAYRQPFTSNQARTDALDPWIQHYNTERIHSSHGLTPAARVSPTS, from the coding sequence ATGTCCCACGCTAATGCTCGTCTGACGGTTCACGGGAGGGTTCTCCTCGTGCGGCGGGTGGTCGAGGATCGTCGGCCGGTCTCGCATGTCGCGCGCGAACTCGGTGTGTCGCGTCAGTGCGCGCATCGGTGGGTGAATCGGTTCCGGTCCGAGGGCTTCGAAGGCTTGTCGGACCGGTCCTCGAGGCCGAGACGGGTGCCGACGAGGACGAGCCCGGAACGAGAACGAGCCGTCGTGGAAGCGAGGACCCGATTGCGATCAGGTCCTGCCCGGTTGGCGCCGGTGACCGGTGTTCCAGCCCGCACGATCTCCCGCATCCTGCGGCGGCACGGGGCACCGCCGTTGGCATGGTTGGACCCCGTCACCGGGGCCGTGATCCGGGCATCCCGGTCGACGGCAAACCGGTACGAGCATGAGCATCCCGGCGACCTGATCCACGTCGACGTGAAGAAGCTCGGCCGGATCCCGGACGGCGGCGGCTGGCGGGCGCATGGCCGCAGCGAACAGGTTCGTGGTCGTGGGATCGGGTTCGATTACGTCCACGCCGTGGTCGATGACCACACCCGCCTCGCCTACGCGGAGATCCACCCGGACGAGAAGGGCGTGACCGCGGCAGGGTTCCTGACCCGGGCCGCGGCGTACTTCGCCGAGCACGGCATCACCCGCATCGAACGGGTCCTGACGGACAACGCGTTCGCCTACCGGCACTCGGCCGCGTTCCAGAACGCGGTCACGCAGCTCGGTGCGAGGCAGAAGTTCATCCGCCCGCACTGCCCCTGGCAGAACGGCAAGGTCGAACGCTTCAACCGCACCCTCGCGACCGAGTGGGCCTACCGGCAACCCTTCACCAGCAACCAAGCCAGAACCGACGCCCTTGATCCGTGGATCCAGCACTACAACACTGAACGAATCCACTCGAGCCACGGGCTGACGCCCGCGGCCCGAGTGTCACCAACGTCATGA
- a CDS encoding response regulator — translation MPREASDPGGATRGGRVITVFVVDDHEIVRRGVAALVDGEPDLRVVGEAGTATSALVRIAATRPDVAVLDVRLPDGDGVALCREIRAALPDVRCLMLTAFDDDAVSAAALGAGAAGYVLKDIRGNGLLDGIRRVAAGEQLATWGAPPRTAGLRADATHGRAADAHLASLTPRERAVLDLVAEGMSNREIGEVLDVTEKTVKNHVSGLLRKLGVERRTQAAIYGLERRRPGSRPA, via the coding sequence GTGCCGCGGGAGGCGAGCGACCCCGGCGGCGCGACGCGGGGCGGGCGCGTGATCACCGTGTTCGTCGTGGACGACCACGAGATCGTCCGCCGGGGCGTCGCGGCGCTCGTCGACGGCGAGCCCGACCTGCGCGTCGTGGGCGAGGCGGGCACGGCGACGAGCGCCCTGGTGCGCATCGCCGCGACCCGCCCCGACGTCGCGGTGCTCGACGTGCGGCTCCCCGACGGGGACGGCGTCGCCCTGTGCCGGGAGATCCGCGCTGCCCTGCCGGACGTGCGCTGCCTGATGCTGACCGCGTTCGACGACGACGCCGTCAGCGCCGCCGCCCTCGGCGCCGGCGCGGCGGGGTACGTGCTCAAGGACATCCGGGGGAACGGCCTGCTCGACGGCATCCGCCGCGTCGCCGCCGGCGAGCAGCTCGCCACGTGGGGCGCCCCTCCCCGGACGGCGGGACTCCGCGCGGACGCGACGCACGGCCGTGCCGCCGACGCGCACCTGGCCTCGCTCACGCCGCGGGAGCGCGCCGTGCTCGATCTCGTCGCGGAGGGGATGTCGAACCGGGAGATCGGCGAGGTCCTCGATGTGACGGAGAAGACGGTGAAGAACCACGTCTCCGGCCTCCTGCGGAAGCTCGGCGTGGAGCGGCGCACGCAGGCGGCGATCTACGGGCTGGAGCGCCGTCGTCCGGGGTCACGCCCGGCGTGA
- a CDS encoding transcriptional regulator: MLTAIARGFRLGLDERDHLFRLAGHGTPRRARLSPHVSPGLMRVLDRLDDTPALVITELGETLAQNRLASALFGDDTTWTGLDRSGVRRWFAHPEERGHCPERDHERQGRLQVAQLRVAASQADPDPDPLAAEVLASLVATSAEFRRYWDLQEVGNRFDERKTLRHPEVGEIEAHGQALFTEDQSQVLLVLTPLPGSGAAEALALLGVVGEQRCDRS; the protein is encoded by the coding sequence ATGCTCACGGCCATCGCCCGCGGCTTCCGCCTCGGCCTCGACGAGCGCGACCACCTGTTCCGCCTCGCCGGCCACGGGACGCCGCGGCGGGCCCGGCTGTCGCCGCACGTCAGCCCCGGCCTGATGCGCGTGCTCGACCGCCTCGACGACACGCCCGCCCTCGTCATCACCGAGCTCGGCGAGACGCTCGCGCAGAACCGGCTCGCCTCCGCCCTCTTCGGCGACGACACGACCTGGACGGGCCTCGACCGCAGCGGCGTGCGCCGCTGGTTCGCCCACCCCGAGGAGCGCGGGCACTGCCCGGAGCGGGACCACGAGCGGCAGGGGCGCCTGCAGGTCGCCCAGCTGCGGGTGGCCGCATCGCAGGCGGATCCGGATCCGGATCCGCTCGCCGCCGAGGTGCTCGCGAGCCTCGTCGCGACGAGCGCGGAGTTCCGCCGCTACTGGGATCTCCAGGAGGTCGGCAACCGGTTCGACGAGCGCAAGACGCTGCGGCATCCGGAGGTGGGCGAGATCGAGGCGCACGGCCAGGCGCTCTTCACGGAGGACCAGTCGCAGGTGCTGCTCGTGCTGACGCCGCTGCCGGGATCCGGGGCCGCGGAGGCGCTCGCGCTGCTCGGCGTCGTGGGGGAGCAGCGGTGCGACCGGTCGTGA
- a CDS encoding SDR family oxidoreductase produces the protein MKTTGSTVLITGATSGIGLGLAERLQARGDTVIVAGRRRALLDGIVAAHPGMHAVELDVADPASIVAAAERVTREHPELDAVITMAGIMLPEDLRDPAHLEVAESTITTNLLGTIRTVAAFGPWLAAKPDGVLMTVSSGLASVPLPATPTSSATKAAVHSFTQSLRVQWAATPLQVIALVPPAVRTTLMGQQDEESAMPLDGFLDEVMRILEGQPEVEEVLVERVRFLRDAEAEGRHADVLAMLAQRTR, from the coding sequence ATGAAGACCACCGGCAGCACCGTCCTGATCACCGGAGCGACGTCGGGCATCGGCCTCGGCCTCGCCGAGCGCCTGCAGGCCCGCGGCGACACCGTCATCGTCGCGGGCCGCCGCCGCGCGCTGCTCGACGGGATCGTGGCCGCGCACCCCGGGATGCACGCGGTCGAGCTCGACGTCGCGGATCCCGCGTCCATCGTCGCCGCCGCCGAGCGGGTCACCCGCGAGCACCCGGAGCTCGACGCCGTGATCACGATGGCGGGCATCATGCTCCCCGAGGACCTGCGCGACCCCGCGCACCTGGAGGTCGCCGAGTCCACGATCACGACGAACCTGCTCGGCACGATCCGCACCGTGGCGGCCTTCGGGCCGTGGCTCGCGGCGAAGCCCGACGGCGTGCTCATGACCGTGTCATCAGGCCTGGCCTCCGTGCCCCTGCCGGCCACGCCGACCTCCTCCGCCACGAAGGCCGCCGTGCACTCGTTCACGCAGAGCCTGCGGGTGCAGTGGGCCGCCACGCCCCTGCAGGTGATCGCGCTGGTGCCGCCGGCCGTGCGCACGACCCTCATGGGGCAGCAGGACGAGGAGTCCGCGATGCCGCTCGACGGGTTCCTCGACGAGGTGATGCGGATCCTCGAGGGGCAGCCCGAGGTGGAGGAGGTGCTGGTCGAGCGCGTGCGGTTCCTCCGCGACGCCGAGGCCGAGGGGCGCCACGCGGACGTCCTCGCGATGCTCGCGCAGCGGACGCGCTGA
- a CDS encoding 3-hydroxyacyl-CoA dehydrogenase family protein — MTDQHSTARRIAIVGSGYMGGGIAQVLALAGAQVRIADISEEIAVANHARLLEEAARFVADGLFPADAVERIRQAVTPAASIEEAVADADFIEEAVPEKLEIKHATLRRISAAARPDAVIGSNTSTILIGSLAEAVTNPERFLGVHFSNPAPFIPGVELIPHAGTDESAIRAAEALVASTGKETARVTDSTGFVLNRLQYALFHEATQIVEEGIATPEDIDTIVRTTFGFRLPVFGPFAIADMAGLDVYAFCYASLQTRWPERFATPASLQAHVDAGEYGTKTGSGYLDVPAERTEALVAYRNRAYVAIKQLMDELGPAPI; from the coding sequence ATGACCGACCAGCACAGCACCGCACGCCGCATCGCCATCGTCGGATCCGGCTACATGGGCGGCGGCATCGCGCAGGTGCTCGCGCTCGCGGGCGCACAGGTGCGCATCGCCGACATCTCGGAGGAGATCGCCGTCGCGAACCACGCGCGCCTGCTGGAGGAGGCGGCGAGGTTCGTCGCGGACGGGCTGTTCCCCGCCGACGCCGTGGAGCGGATCCGCCAGGCGGTCACCCCCGCCGCGTCCATCGAGGAGGCCGTCGCCGATGCCGACTTCATCGAGGAGGCCGTGCCCGAGAAGCTCGAGATCAAGCACGCGACGCTGCGGCGGATCTCGGCGGCGGCGCGGCCCGACGCGGTCATCGGATCCAACACCTCGACCATCCTCATCGGCTCGCTCGCGGAGGCCGTCACGAACCCCGAGCGGTTCCTCGGCGTGCACTTCTCGAACCCGGCGCCGTTCATCCCGGGCGTCGAGCTGATCCCGCACGCGGGCACCGACGAGTCCGCCATCCGGGCCGCGGAGGCGCTGGTCGCCTCGACCGGCAAGGAGACCGCGCGCGTCACCGACTCCACGGGCTTCGTGCTCAACCGCCTGCAGTACGCGCTCTTCCACGAGGCGACGCAGATCGTGGAGGAGGGCATCGCGACCCCCGAGGACATCGACACGATCGTCCGTACGACCTTCGGCTTCCGCCTGCCGGTCTTCGGCCCGTTCGCGATCGCCGACATGGCCGGCCTCGACGTCTACGCGTTCTGCTACGCGTCGCTCCAGACCCGTTGGCCCGAGCGCTTCGCGACGCCGGCGTCGCTCCAGGCGCACGTCGACGCGGGCGAGTACGGCACGAAGACCGGATCCGGCTACCTCGACGTGCCCGCCGAACGCACCGAGGCGCTCGTCGCGTACCGGAACAGGGCGTACGTGGCGATCAAGCAGCTGATGGACGAGCTGGGTCCGGCGCCCATCTAG
- a CDS encoding sugar phosphate isomerase/epimerase family protein has translation MPETTATTPGSPAAPPFDAADWPIATCLHSFATVGRDGTALHDADAAVWDRMFADIAREGFTLAELADSHVRPADLEPSRRDELLSVARAHGVGIPSVHLQRQSVIMPGYEEKNLAYAHRTIDAIAEMGMEVFSTGLHQPFSDAQRKALWFWTAEGPKDPDDPEVWDAAVTRLRELGRHAAQLGLRMALEMYEDTYLGTAGSAVRLVEEIGLDNVGLNPDVANLIRLHRPVESWRELYAKTLPYANYWHVKNYMRDEAADGSWATSVPTTMKAGLIDYRQVIRDAVELGFDGIILTEQYGGDSLGVCAENRDYIRTLLPQTRDA, from the coding sequence ATGCCGGAGACGACCGCGACCACCCCGGGATCCCCGGCCGCCCCGCCGTTCGACGCCGCGGACTGGCCCATTGCCACGTGCCTGCACTCCTTCGCCACCGTCGGCCGCGACGGCACCGCCCTGCACGACGCCGACGCCGCCGTCTGGGATCGCATGTTCGCCGACATCGCGCGCGAGGGCTTCACGCTCGCCGAGCTCGCCGACAGCCACGTGCGGCCCGCCGACCTCGAGCCCTCCCGCCGCGACGAGCTCCTCTCCGTCGCCCGCGCGCACGGCGTCGGCATCCCGTCGGTGCACCTGCAGCGACAGAGCGTGATCATGCCCGGATACGAGGAGAAGAACCTCGCCTACGCGCACCGCACCATCGACGCGATCGCCGAGATGGGCATGGAGGTCTTCTCGACCGGCCTGCACCAGCCGTTCAGCGACGCCCAGCGGAAGGCGCTGTGGTTCTGGACCGCCGAGGGCCCGAAGGACCCCGACGATCCCGAGGTGTGGGACGCCGCCGTCACGCGCCTCCGCGAGCTCGGCCGGCACGCGGCGCAGCTGGGCCTCCGCATGGCGCTCGAGATGTACGAGGACACCTACCTCGGCACGGCCGGCAGCGCCGTGCGGCTCGTGGAGGAGATCGGCCTCGACAACGTGGGCCTCAACCCCGACGTCGCGAACCTCATCCGCCTGCACCGGCCGGTCGAGAGCTGGCGCGAGCTGTACGCGAAGACGCTGCCGTACGCCAACTACTGGCACGTGAAGAACTACATGCGCGACGAGGCGGCCGACGGCAGCTGGGCGACGAGCGTGCCCACCACCATGAAGGCCGGCCTCATCGACTACCGGCAGGTGATCCGCGACGCGGTCGAGCTCGGCTTCGACGGGATCATCCTCACCGAGCAGTACGGCGGCGACAGCCTCGGCGTCTGCGCGGAGAACCGCGACTACATCCGCACGCTGCTGCCGCAGACGCGCGACGCATAG
- a CDS encoding 4'-phosphopantetheinyl transferase family protein, with product MTHGFRALLPSAVEVEVATDDADGASPFDAERAAVARAVPVRRAEFFTVRACARRALARLGQPPVAIVPGPGREPVWPAGVVGSMTHCRGRRAAAVARSDEILVLGIDVELHAPLPEGVAELVMSPAERGRLDELGRIQPSVAWDRVVFSAKESVFKAWYPLARSWLDFLECDLELDARTGTFDARLLVPGPLIGLDRLQVLRGRWATEGGFITTAVWEAAAPTRR from the coding sequence ATGACGCACGGCTTCCGCGCGCTGCTGCCGAGCGCGGTCGAGGTGGAGGTCGCGACGGACGACGCCGACGGCGCCTCGCCGTTCGACGCGGAACGCGCGGCCGTCGCGCGGGCGGTGCCCGTGAGGCGGGCGGAGTTCTTCACCGTCCGGGCCTGCGCGCGACGTGCCCTGGCCCGCCTCGGGCAGCCGCCGGTCGCCATCGTCCCCGGGCCGGGCCGCGAGCCGGTGTGGCCCGCCGGCGTGGTGGGGAGCATGACGCACTGCCGAGGTCGTCGCGCGGCCGCCGTCGCCCGCTCCGACGAGATCCTCGTCCTGGGCATCGACGTGGAGCTGCACGCGCCGCTGCCGGAGGGCGTGGCCGAACTCGTCATGTCGCCCGCCGAGCGGGGGCGGCTGGACGAGCTGGGCCGCATCCAGCCGTCCGTCGCGTGGGACCGGGTGGTGTTCAGTGCCAAGGAGAGCGTCTTCAAGGCGTGGTACCCGCTCGCCCGCTCGTGGCTGGACTTCCTGGAGTGCGACCTCGAGCTCGATGCGCGCACGGGCACCTTCGACGCGCGCCTCCTCGTCCCCGGCCCGCTCATCGGCCTCGACCGCCTCCAGGTCCTCCGCGGCCGCTGGGCGACGGAGGGGGGATTCATCACCACGGCCGTCTGGGAGGCCGCCGCGCCGACCCGGCGCTGA
- the iolD gene encoding 3D-(3,5/4)-trihydroxycyclohexane-1,2-dione acylhydrolase (decyclizing), translated as MTVSQALVKFLANQWTVDGDHRERTIPGVLGIFGHGNVAGIGQALMQANAQDPDLMPYHQARNEQAMVHQSVGFARMHRRLATYASAASVGPGAANVLTGAALATANRLPALLLPSDTFATRVADPVLQQLEHPHDTGISVNDAFRPLSRFFDRVQRPEQLYSIALAAMRVLTDPAETGAVTIALPEDVQAEALDVPLAFLAPREWHLRRPLPERGPLARAVQAIRAARTPLIVAGGGVIYSAAEQALLRFAEATGIPVGTTQAGGGSLPGDHPQYVGGIGATGSTAANRLAAEAETDVVIGIGTRYSDFTTASRTAFQRPDVTFVNVNVAAFDAYKHGTQLPVVADARETLEALIEALVGTRVDAAYADRIAREKREWDAAVDRALAPTGGALPGQPEIIGAVQAASDPRDVVVQAAGSLPGDLHKLWRVRDALGYHVEYAFSCMGYEIPGGLGVKRGAEGYGDDRDVIVMVGDGSYLMLHTELVTAVAEGIKIIVVVIQNHGYASIGHLSETVGTERFCTRYRQLDPATRNFEGREPLPVDLAANARSYGVDVIEVAPGPDATRDLGDAVRRAKASDRTTVIHVESDPLVYGPDGEGWWDVPVAGVSEMPSTQAAHAEYVERKRVQRPLLG; from the coding sequence ATGACCGTCAGCCAGGCGCTCGTCAAGTTCCTGGCGAACCAGTGGACGGTCGACGGCGACCACCGCGAGCGCACCATCCCCGGCGTCTTGGGCATCTTCGGCCACGGCAACGTCGCCGGGATCGGCCAGGCGCTCATGCAGGCGAACGCGCAGGATCCCGACCTCATGCCGTACCACCAGGCCCGCAACGAGCAGGCGATGGTGCACCAGTCCGTCGGGTTCGCGCGCATGCACCGGCGCCTCGCCACCTACGCGAGCGCCGCGTCGGTCGGTCCCGGCGCCGCCAACGTGCTCACGGGCGCGGCCCTCGCGACGGCGAACCGGCTGCCGGCGCTGCTCCTGCCGAGCGACACCTTCGCGACCCGGGTGGCGGATCCGGTGCTGCAGCAGCTCGAGCACCCGCACGACACCGGGATCAGCGTGAACGACGCGTTCCGCCCGCTCTCGCGCTTCTTCGACCGCGTGCAGCGGCCCGAGCAGCTGTACTCGATCGCGCTCGCGGCGATGCGCGTGCTCACCGACCCGGCCGAGACGGGCGCCGTGACCATCGCGCTGCCCGAGGACGTGCAGGCGGAGGCGCTCGACGTGCCGCTCGCGTTCCTCGCGCCGCGCGAGTGGCACCTGCGCCGGCCGCTCCCCGAGCGCGGGCCGCTCGCCCGCGCGGTCCAGGCGATCCGCGCCGCGCGCACGCCGCTCATCGTCGCGGGCGGCGGCGTCATCTACTCCGCCGCCGAGCAGGCGCTGCTGCGCTTCGCCGAGGCCACCGGCATCCCGGTCGGCACCACGCAGGCCGGCGGCGGATCCCTCCCGGGGGACCATCCCCAGTACGTCGGGGGCATCGGCGCCACCGGATCCACCGCCGCGAACCGCCTCGCCGCCGAGGCCGAGACCGACGTCGTCATCGGCATCGGCACGCGCTACTCCGACTTCACCACCGCGAGCCGCACGGCGTTCCAGCGGCCGGACGTGACCTTCGTGAACGTCAACGTCGCCGCGTTCGACGCCTACAAGCACGGCACGCAGCTGCCCGTGGTCGCCGACGCGCGCGAGACGCTGGAGGCGCTGATCGAGGCGCTCGTCGGCACGCGCGTCGACGCCGCGTACGCCGACCGCATCGCCCGCGAGAAGCGCGAGTGGGACGCGGCCGTCGACCGTGCGCTCGCTCCCACGGGCGGCGCGTTGCCCGGCCAGCCCGAGATCATCGGCGCCGTGCAGGCCGCGAGCGACCCGCGCGACGTCGTCGTGCAGGCGGCCGGATCCCTGCCCGGCGACCTCCACAAGCTCTGGCGCGTGCGCGACGCGCTCGGCTACCACGTCGAGTACGCGTTCTCGTGCATGGGCTACGAGATCCCCGGCGGCCTCGGCGTGAAGCGGGGCGCTGAAGGCTACGGCGACGACCGCGACGTGATCGTCATGGTCGGCGACGGCTCCTACCTCATGCTGCACACGGAGCTCGTGACGGCGGTGGCCGAGGGGATCAAGATCATCGTCGTCGTGATCCAGAACCACGGCTACGCGTCCATCGGCCACCTCTCCGAGACGGTCGGCACCGAGCGCTTCTGCACCCGGTACCGACAGCTCGACCCGGCGACGCGGAACTTCGAGGGGCGCGAGCCGCTGCCCGTCGACCTCGCGGCGAACGCCCGCAGCTACGGCGTCGACGTGATCGAGGTCGCGCCCGGACCCGACGCCACCCGCGACCTCGGCGACGCGGTGCGGCGCGCGAAGGCCTCCGACCGCACCACCGTGATCCACGTCGAGAGCGACCCGCTCGTCTACGGCCCCGACGGCGAGGGCTGGTGGGACGTGCCCGTGGCCGGCGTCTCCGAGATGCCGTCGACGCAGGCGGCGCACGCGGAGTACGTGGAGCGGAAGAGGGTGCAGCGGCCGCTGCTCGGCTGA
- the iolB gene encoding 5-deoxy-glucuronate isomerase, whose translation MTTNEWLHPRGTLGRDGWETVVDGSLPDWEHTGLRVAVLGEGDALELAASGVERMVVPLAGSFALRHREGDGDERVTDLEGRASVFAGPTDVLYLSCTSSAVVTGSGRVAVTESPATRHVPSRRIAREDVPVELRGAGRSSRQVHNFGTPGTPGSLDAERLIVCEVLTPAENWSSYPAHKHDEEKPGEESRLEEIYYFETAVGKGLDAPADADPFGLFHTSSSPAGEIAIDAVVRTGDVALVPYGYHGPAVAAPGYDLYYLNVMAGPGADRAWLISDHPAHGWIRGTWAGQEIDPRLPFAAVDAPHQEDPTP comes from the coding sequence ATGACGACGAACGAGTGGCTGCACCCCCGCGGGACCCTCGGCCGGGACGGCTGGGAGACCGTGGTCGACGGATCCCTCCCCGACTGGGAGCACACGGGCCTCCGGGTCGCGGTGCTCGGCGAGGGCGACGCGCTCGAGCTCGCCGCGTCGGGCGTGGAGCGCATGGTGGTGCCGCTCGCGGGATCCTTCGCCCTGCGGCACCGCGAGGGCGACGGCGACGAGCGCGTGACCGACCTCGAGGGCCGCGCCTCGGTCTTCGCCGGGCCGACCGACGTGCTCTACCTCTCGTGCACGTCGAGCGCGGTGGTCACCGGATCCGGCCGCGTCGCCGTCACCGAGTCGCCCGCCACCCGGCACGTGCCGAGCCGGCGGATCGCCCGCGAGGACGTGCCCGTGGAGCTCCGCGGCGCCGGCCGCTCGAGCCGCCAGGTGCACAACTTCGGCACGCCGGGCACGCCCGGATCCCTCGACGCCGAGCGCCTCATCGTCTGCGAGGTGCTGACGCCCGCCGAGAACTGGTCGAGCTACCCCGCGCACAAGCACGACGAGGAGAAGCCGGGGGAGGAGTCGCGGCTCGAGGAGATCTACTACTTCGAGACCGCCGTCGGGAAGGGCCTGGACGCTCCCGCCGACGCGGATCCGTTCGGCCTGTTCCACACGTCGTCGTCGCCCGCGGGCGAGATCGCGATCGACGCCGTGGTGCGCACGGGCGACGTCGCGCTGGTGCCGTACGGCTACCACGGGCCCGCGGTCGCGGCGCCCGGCTACGACCTCTACTACCTCAACGTCATGGCGGGGCCCGGCGCCGACCGCGCCTGGCTCATCAGCGACCACCCCGCGCACGGCTGGATCCGCGGCACGTGGGCCGGGCAGGAGATCGACCCGCGCCTGCCCTTCGCCGCCGTTGACGCGCCCCACCAGGAGGACCCCACGCCATGA